The following is a genomic window from Lysinibacillus sp. G4S2.
TTTACTTCATTAGTAACCCCTACCTCATGAAATGCTAGTTCAAACCTTTGCTCTTCGATTCCATTTGGTAAGCTTGGAATTGTCAGCGTGAAGCTACTACCTTGTCCCTCTTCACTTTGTAAGGAAACCCAACCACCCAGTAATTTCGCAAACTCTTTACAAATGGACAAACCGGGTCCTGTTCCACCGTATTTACGTACAGTTGCCCCATCAGCCTGTTGGAATGATTCAAAAATAAGCTGTTGCTTGTCCTTCGGTATACCTATACCCGTATCTGACACTGTGATTTCTAACCAGTCAGCACTAACATCCTTCATATTATTAGTTAACTGTTCTTGACCAAGCTGTTGGATTTCAAGATTCACTGAGCCTTGTTCCGTAAATTTAAAGGCATTTGATATTAAATTTTTCAAGATTTGCTGGAATCTCTTTTCGTCCGTATAGAAAACATCTACTACATTTTTGGCTATCGAAATATGGAATTGTAGATTTTTTTTCATTGCTACAGGCGCAAAGGTTTGTTCGATTTGTATAGGAACCTCACTCATATTCACTTCATCAAAAGTAATATCCATCTTGCCTGCCTCCACTTTCGATAAATCTAAAACATCATTGATTAACGCAAGTAGATCTTCACCAGAAGAATGGATAACCTTAGCAAATTCAGCTTCCTCTTTTGCTAAATTATTTTGGCTATTTTCAGCTAACATTTCAGATAAAATTAATATGCTATTCAGTGGCGTTCGCAATTCATGTGACATATTGGCTAAAAATTCCGATTTATAATTTGAATTTAGTAACAGCTGTTCTGCACTTGCCTCTAATTCCTTTTTAGCTTTTTCTAATTCTCTCGACTTAGATTCGGCCTCTTTTGTTCTTTCTTCCAATTGTTCATTAATCATTGTCAGTTCTTCTGTCTGCATTTGCAATTCTTCTGATTGTACCTGTAAATCATCTGTCATCGTTCTTGATTCATTTAATAAACGTACAATTTCCATACGTCCTAAAACACTATTAATCTTTAATCCAAAGGTTCCAATAACTTGCTTTACTAAATCTTGCTGCAGCTCACTAAAGCCAGTCATTGTAGCTAATTCAACGACAGCTATTACATCATTTTCAAATACAATAGGGATGATAAAAATACTTTTTGGCGGAACTTCCCCTAAGCTAGTGCCTATTAAACGAAAGTCTTCTGGAACATCGTTAAATATTAAAACTCTTTTTTCTAAGGCACATTGACCGATTAAGCCTTGCCCCAATCTAAAGCTTTCGATTCCAACGCTATCAATTTCATCCGCAAAAGCAGCTTTTTTTACAAACTGTATATTATTATCAATAGATTCACGAAGATAAAATGCTCCAAGGGATGACTGCGTTTTTTGCGCTATTTCTGAAAGGAAGGTTTCAGCTAATTTAGTTATGGCAGAAATGCCT
Proteins encoded in this region:
- a CDS encoding ATP-binding protein; translation: MLNKLKLGIRTKITLGYIVIILCLLASVIILYSQVTSIKKERNDIIKHDSKIHALTNRIEKYILDMESSQRGYVITGDSNYLEPYNIASENWETDFNELYQLLENKPEQQEQLNEIKVTIEHWITTSGEPSIKLIKENNIEGLKELYTIDIGRKDMETIRNQFESLRSAVLATSQAKVTKLDKSNGILALTLLGILVFVSVVAIIIANGISRSIVKTITEVTQTIKEIAASKSNQKERIHVTSNDEINALANATNELLDTFEKRQWLQSNIAEIVTTYQGISAITKLAETFLSEIAQKTQSSLGAFYLRESIDNNIQFVKKAAFADEIDSVGIESFRLGQGLIGQCALEKRVLIFNDVPEDFRLIGTSLGEVPPKSIFIIPIVFENDVIAVVELATMTGFSELQQDLVKQVIGTFGLKINSVLGRMEIVRLLNESRTMTDDLQVQSEELQMQTEELTMINEQLEERTKEAESKSRELEKAKKELEASAEQLLLNSNYKSEFLANMSHELRTPLNSILILSEMLAENSQNNLAKEEAEFAKVIHSSGEDLLALINDVLDLSKVEAGKMDITFDEVNMSEVPIQIEQTFAPVAMKKNLQFHISIAKNVVDVFYTDEKRFQQILKNLISNAFKFTEQGSVNLEIQQLGQEQLTNNMKDVSADWLEITVSDTGIGIPKDKQQLIFESFQQADGATVRKYGGTGPGLSICKEFAKLLGGWVSLQSEEGQGSSFTLTIPSLPNGIEEQRFELAFHEVGVTNEVNVSEEQLLEIKEDFQHEVEVFQGKNILIVDDDYRNIYALTNALEKRGMNIFVAKDGIECLAILRAHDDIDLILMDIMMPNMDGYETMSIIRKQMKMTELPIIALTAKAMKNDRDKSLEAGASDYISKPLNLEQLVSMLRVWLISKGS